A portion of the Hoylesella buccalis ATCC 35310 genome contains these proteins:
- a CDS encoding TetR/AcrR family transcriptional regulator, with protein MQTLKDDIRQRIIATARAEFIAHGVRCTSIRTVARKSGVAVGNLYNYFKSKDELFCEVLRPLTKALNKHILSHNDEKFLSIDVFNMRQHQIDYIFAMLAIIKDFRPELRLLLFNSEGTSLQGYKDKMVDRQMKVGMEYLRLMKERYPHLNANISPFLVHINCSTWITVFCEIVEHEDYSDEDIKVALEQYMDFSMAGWKALLKP; from the coding sequence ATGCAAACTCTGAAAGATGACATTCGGCAGCGCATCATCGCTACCGCTCGTGCAGAATTTATCGCCCATGGCGTACGCTGCACCTCCATCCGCACAGTGGCTCGCAAGTCAGGTGTCGCTGTAGGAAACCTATACAATTACTTCAAGAGCAAGGACGAACTGTTTTGCGAGGTGCTGCGACCTCTCACCAAGGCATTGAACAAACACATCCTGTCGCACAATGACGAAAAGTTCCTGTCGATAGACGTGTTCAACATGCGGCAACACCAAATAGATTACATCTTTGCCATGCTCGCCATCATCAAAGACTTTCGTCCAGAGCTTCGACTGCTCCTATTCAACTCGGAGGGTACGTCGCTACAAGGATATAAAGACAAGATGGTGGACAGACAGATGAAGGTGGGTATGGAATACCTGCGACTGATGAAAGAACGCTATCCACATCTCAATGCCAACATTTCGCCATTCTTGGTTCACATCAATTGCTCTACATGGATAACCGTTTTCTGCGAGATTGTAGAACACGAAGATTACAGCGACGAGGATATCAAAGTTGCCTTGGAGCAGTACATGGATTTTAGCATGGCAGGTTGGAAAGCATTACTGAAACCATAA
- a CDS encoding ABC transporter ATP-binding protein translates to MMKTLKRLGAYMGGRKYLLPCSVALSAVNGLLSLVPFILMWLVVRTLLIAKGNLSNTPLIDYALWAFIISVANVLLYFLALMLSHLAAFRIETNMRRKAMQRLMRAPLGYLDEQNTGRMRKIIDEDSGQTHTFVAHLLPDVASCIVAPIGVIVLLFAVDWQLGTAAMIPLIGAIGIMGYMMNPKNNQFQRLYLDAQEKMGAEAVEYVRGIPVVKVFQQTVFSFKRFYDSIISYRDLVIKCTLVWRTPMSFYILAINAFAFILVPTAIILIGLGGDTSTIIANVILYVVIAPLIASNVMKAMYLSQDLFMANEAVERLEQLTDIAPLSQHDEPKRAETYDIRFNDVSFRYEGAEKDAVSHINLTIPEGKTVALVGASGSGKTTIARLIPRFWDVRHGSVTIGGVDVRDMRKDELMRNVSFVFQNTRLFKTSLIENLRYGNPDATTDQINRAIDLSQSREIIDRLPQGLDTVIGAEGTYLSGGEQQRIVLARAILKDAPIIVLDEATAFADPENEQLIRKALAHLTQGKTVLMIAHRLTTVQDADSIVVVDDGEIVEQGTHKELLSEEKYYHRMWNEYQQSVSWKLSSIKSHKVIKS, encoded by the coding sequence ATGATGAAAACTCTCAAACGTTTAGGAGCTTACATGGGAGGGCGCAAATACTTGCTGCCATGCTCCGTAGCACTGTCGGCAGTCAACGGACTGCTGTCGCTTGTCCCATTCATACTTATGTGGCTCGTGGTGCGCACACTACTAATCGCCAAGGGCAACCTCTCAAACACACCCCTTATAGACTATGCCCTGTGGGCTTTTATTATATCGGTGGCAAACGTGTTGCTCTACTTTTTGGCACTGATGCTTTCTCACCTTGCAGCATTCCGTATCGAAACCAACATGAGGCGCAAAGCGATGCAACGGCTGATGCGTGCACCATTGGGCTATCTCGATGAACAAAACACGGGGCGAATGCGCAAAATCATTGATGAGGATTCGGGACAGACACATACTTTTGTGGCACACCTGCTACCCGATGTGGCAAGTTGCATCGTTGCTCCGATAGGTGTTATCGTACTGTTATTCGCTGTGGATTGGCAGTTGGGTACGGCTGCAATGATACCTCTCATTGGTGCGATAGGCATTATGGGATATATGATGAACCCGAAGAACAACCAATTTCAAAGGCTCTACCTTGATGCGCAGGAGAAGATGGGAGCTGAGGCGGTGGAATATGTAAGAGGTATTCCCGTAGTCAAGGTGTTCCAACAAACAGTCTTCTCGTTCAAACGTTTCTACGATAGCATTATCAGCTACCGCGACCTTGTCATCAAGTGTACGCTTGTGTGGCGCACGCCAATGTCATTTTATATACTTGCTATCAATGCCTTTGCCTTCATCCTCGTTCCTACTGCTATTATCCTGATAGGACTCGGTGGAGATACAAGCACAATTATCGCCAACGTGATACTTTATGTGGTGATTGCACCGCTCATCGCTTCCAACGTGATGAAAGCCATGTATCTCAGTCAGGACCTGTTCATGGCAAATGAGGCTGTAGAACGATTAGAGCAGCTCACTGATATTGCACCGCTCTCGCAACATGACGAGCCAAAACGGGCAGAAACGTACGACATTCGTTTCAACGATGTTTCGTTCCGATATGAGGGAGCGGAAAAAGATGCAGTGAGTCATATCAACCTTACCATTCCCGAAGGCAAGACGGTTGCGCTTGTAGGAGCGTCGGGCAGCGGAAAGACCACGATAGCAAGACTGATACCCCGTTTTTGGGACGTGCGTCATGGCAGCGTTACCATTGGAGGTGTAGACGTGAGGGATATGCGCAAGGACGAACTGATGCGCAACGTGTCGTTCGTCTTCCAAAACACCCGTCTATTCAAAACTTCGCTCATCGAAAACCTACGTTACGGCAATCCTGATGCAACAACCGACCAGATTAACCGTGCCATCGACCTCTCACAAAGTCGCGAGATTATCGACCGTCTGCCACAGGGATTGGATACCGTTATCGGTGCCGAAGGTACTTATCTTTCGGGAGGTGAGCAACAACGTATTGTTCTTGCCCGTGCCATTCTGAAAGATGCTCCTATCATAGTGCTCGATGAAGCGACCGCCTTTGCCGACCCCGAAAACGAACAGCTTATCCGTAAAGCACTGGCACATCTCACACAAGGAAAGACCGTACTAATGATAGCTCATAGACTTACCACTGTGCAGGATGCCGACAGCATCGTAGTTGTGGACGACGGCGAGATAGTCGAACAGGGCACGCACAAGGAACTATTGAGTGAGGAAAAGTATTACCACCGTATGTGGAATGAATATCAACAATCCGTTTCGTGGAAACTATCATCTATTAAAAGTCATAAAGTCATAAAGTCATAA
- a CDS encoding ABC transporter ATP-binding protein, translating to MIKYFQNRFALTEKGAKDLRQGIIFSTLLNLVLMLPPTYLFFFLMEYLDNMPRNAPHTLWFYLLMAAGLMVVMLIVIRRQYDSTYTTVYNESAQRRISLAEKLRRLPLAFFGERNLSDLTATIMEDCTQLETTFSHAIPQLFASVVSMVIIAAGMFCYDWRLAIALFWVVPFALVVLLVSRNRMDKAFTHVYHIKRGVSEQIQEGLECVQEIKSYNGEDEYNQRFDQRLKTLEKGLVAGELLTSVFVNISAVLLKLGMPTVIVVGAWMLQRGDVSVFVYLAFLLVSAMVYNPILEVCSNLAILTFLDVRIKRMKEMEAMPIQTGNTKVEVSNYDIEFHNVSFSYETDKQVLHNVSFTARQGEITALVGPSGGGKSTTAKLAARFWDINSGKITLGGHDISGIEPEALLKNYAVVFQDVMLFNASVADNIRIGKRDATDEEVRHVARLAQCDDFINRMPQGYDTVIGENGETLSGGERQRISIARALLKDAPVILLDEATASLDAENETKIQAGISELVRNKTVIIIAHRMRTVLGADHIIVLSGGTVVEQGTPDELMAHNGTFAQMVRLQQDSPSANISSKIKTETK from the coding sequence ATGATTAAATATTTTCAAAACCGTTTCGCTCTTACGGAAAAAGGGGCAAAGGACTTGCGGCAAGGCATCATCTTTTCGACACTGCTCAACCTTGTGCTGATGCTGCCACCCACTTATTTGTTTTTCTTCCTGATGGAGTATCTCGATAATATGCCAAGGAATGCCCCTCATACGTTGTGGTTTTATCTCCTCATGGCAGCAGGACTTATGGTCGTGATGCTCATCGTGATTCGTCGGCAATACGACAGTACCTATACCACCGTATATAATGAGAGTGCGCAACGCCGTATCTCCTTAGCCGAGAAACTGCGCCGTTTGCCTCTCGCCTTCTTTGGTGAGCGCAATCTCTCCGACCTCACTGCCACTATTATGGAAGACTGCACACAATTGGAAACAACGTTCTCGCACGCCATTCCCCAACTGTTTGCTTCCGTGGTGAGCATGGTCATTATCGCAGCGGGAATGTTCTGTTACGACTGGCGATTAGCCATCGCTCTGTTTTGGGTAGTGCCATTTGCCTTGGTGGTGCTATTAGTTTCACGAAATCGAATGGACAAGGCTTTTACACATGTCTACCACATCAAGCGTGGCGTGAGCGAACAGATACAGGAAGGACTGGAATGTGTGCAGGAAATCAAGTCGTACAATGGCGAGGACGAATATAACCAGCGGTTCGACCAGCGATTAAAAACATTAGAAAAAGGACTTGTTGCCGGTGAACTCTTGACAAGTGTGTTTGTCAACATCTCCGCTGTACTGCTTAAATTAGGCATGCCTACCGTCATCGTTGTAGGCGCATGGATGCTCCAGCGTGGCGACGTGTCGGTGTTCGTCTATTTGGCGTTCCTCCTTGTTTCGGCAATGGTTTATAATCCTATCCTTGAAGTATGCAGCAACCTTGCTATTCTTACTTTTCTCGATGTACGCATCAAACGAATGAAAGAGATGGAGGCAATGCCCATACAGACGGGCAACACCAAGGTGGAAGTTTCGAACTATGACATTGAGTTCCACAACGTCAGCTTTTCCTACGAAACAGACAAGCAGGTGCTTCACAACGTTTCATTCACTGCCCGACAAGGCGAGATAACCGCACTCGTTGGTCCATCTGGTGGTGGCAAGAGTACCACTGCCAAGCTCGCTGCACGTTTTTGGGACATCAATAGCGGGAAGATAACTCTGGGCGGACACGACATCTCGGGCATAGAACCAGAGGCGTTGCTCAAAAATTACGCCGTAGTATTTCAAGACGTGATGCTCTTCAATGCCTCCGTTGCCGACAACATACGCATAGGAAAGCGCGACGCCACCGATGAGGAGGTAAGGCATGTGGCACGATTGGCACAGTGCGATGACTTCATCAATCGTATGCCACAAGGCTACGACACGGTGATAGGCGAAAATGGGGAAACCCTTTCGGGTGGGGAGCGGCAGCGTATCTCCATAGCCCGTGCGCTTCTGAAAGATGCTCCTGTCATCCTCTTGGACGAAGCCACCGCCAGCCTTGATGCCGAGAACGAGACAAAGATTCAGGCTGGTATCTCCGAACTGGTGCGCAACAAGACTGTCATTATCATTGCGCACCGCATGCGCACCGTATTAGGTGCCGACCACATCATAGTACTCTCAGGCGGAACAGTCGTGGAACAGGGTACACCCGATGAACTAATGGCACACAATGGGACTTTTGCACAAATGGTAAGACTGCAACAAGATTCTCCTTCGGCAAACATCTCATCAAAAATAAAAACAGAAACCAAATAA
- a CDS encoding efflux RND transporter permease subunit → MKIEKINNLFRQLANWILRHRLIVGALFAVVIAFSLVGAKRIVIRTSFDDYFLSDDPILLKTNEFKSIFGNDYYVAVLVKNKDIFSKRSLTLIRELSNELKDSLSYADKVTSLTDLEFASGTEEGMTIEQIVPEQIPSDAAGLKEIKRKAYSKPYLAKKMVSTDGTMTWIMVKLRPFPADSVWKKTSDMAPDMITGREAGHIIGKEKYAELSPAAAGMPYLSYEKVVYLKGEMGRLFLFAFIISIVVMLIVTRSIRGVIAPLLTSVLGLLISFGIIGWTGIYIDMTTMMIAVILTFACSIAYNIHLYNFFKTRFVETGRRRQSIIDAMGETGWGVSLSALTTVAAMMTFLSMNIVPMQAIGINTSISLLAVLITCLFITPLLLSFGKDRKPTVNMSKSFEGYIGNRFEQFGSFVIRHHRGIVALSVVLTIFCGIGLFFIEPAFDIEKTMGRKVPYVNKFLNLCETELGSMYAYDLMITLPHDNDAKKPENLQKLDQLSKIADGYKLTKRHNSITDIVKDMNCTLNGNKQQFYTIPDNADMVAQLLLLYENAGGTESEYWMDYNYKRLRLQIELKDYNSNEAEKEMNNLQAEAHRLFPDAHVSVVGNVPQFTVMQQYVERGQMWSMMLSVLVIGIILLLIFGNWKVGLVGMIPNIAPAIIVGGMMGWLGYPLDMMTASLIPMVLGIAVDDTIHFINHSHVAFDKYGNYKIAINRTFRTEGLAIVMSTVVISATFMGFVFSDATQMSNWGILAVAGMVSALLADLFLTPILIDYLHIFKQEKVNINNTQNNN, encoded by the coding sequence ATGAAAATCGAAAAAATCAACAACCTTTTCAGGCAACTGGCCAACTGGATTTTGCGCCATCGGCTTATTGTGGGTGCGCTGTTTGCGGTGGTCATCGCCTTTTCGCTCGTTGGAGCCAAGCGCATCGTGATAAGAACTTCGTTCGATGACTATTTCCTAAGCGACGACCCTATACTGCTCAAGACCAACGAGTTCAAGTCTATCTTTGGTAACGACTACTATGTGGCAGTGCTGGTAAAGAATAAGGACATCTTCTCCAAACGCAGTCTCACACTCATTCGTGAGCTGAGCAACGAACTGAAAGATAGTTTGTCGTACGCCGACAAGGTAACATCGCTCACCGACCTTGAGTTTGCCTCTGGTACGGAGGAAGGTATGACCATAGAGCAGATTGTACCCGAGCAAATTCCATCGGATGCCGCTGGACTGAAAGAAATCAAGCGTAAGGCTTACAGCAAACCCTATCTAGCAAAGAAAATGGTATCGACCGATGGAACGATGACATGGATCATGGTAAAGCTGCGTCCCTTCCCTGCCGACAGTGTGTGGAAGAAGACGAGCGACATGGCTCCCGACATGATTACCGGGAGGGAAGCTGGACATATCATAGGCAAGGAGAAATATGCAGAACTGTCGCCCGCTGCTGCGGGAATGCCTTATCTGAGCTATGAGAAGGTGGTCTATCTCAAGGGCGAAATGGGACGATTGTTCCTCTTCGCATTTATCATCTCTATTGTAGTAATGCTCATTGTAACTCGTTCGATACGTGGAGTAATAGCACCATTGCTCACCTCTGTCTTAGGACTGCTCATCAGCTTTGGCATCATCGGCTGGACAGGCATCTATATCGACATGACTACCATGATGATAGCCGTCATTCTCACCTTTGCTTGCTCCATTGCCTACAACATCCACCTGTACAACTTCTTCAAGACGCGCTTCGTAGAGACAGGTAGGCGCAGGCAATCCATCATCGACGCAATGGGCGAGACCGGTTGGGGCGTATCGCTCTCGGCACTCACCACCGTGGCTGCCATGATGACTTTCCTTTCCATGAACATCGTACCCATGCAGGCAATTGGTATCAATACATCAATCAGCCTGCTCGCCGTATTGATTACCTGCCTTTTCATCACTCCCTTGCTGTTGTCGTTTGGCAAAGATAGAAAACCAACTGTCAACATGTCGAAGAGCTTTGAGGGCTATATTGGCAATCGGTTTGAGCAATTCGGGAGCTTTGTGATACGCCATCATCGGGGCATTGTCGCGTTGTCGGTGGTGCTGACGATTTTCTGTGGCATCGGACTCTTCTTCATCGAGCCAGCGTTCGACATTGAGAAGACGATGGGGAGAAAAGTGCCTTACGTCAACAAATTCCTCAACCTTTGTGAAACGGAACTCGGCTCCATGTATGCTTACGATTTGATGATTACGCTGCCGCACGACAATGATGCCAAGAAACCAGAAAATCTACAGAAGCTCGACCAATTGTCAAAAATTGCTGACGGCTACAAGCTAACCAAACGCCATAACTCCATCACAGACATTGTGAAAGACATGAATTGCACACTCAACGGAAACAAGCAGCAATTTTACACCATTCCCGACAATGCCGATATGGTGGCACAGTTGCTGTTGCTCTACGAAAACGCTGGAGGAACGGAGTCGGAATACTGGATGGATTACAACTATAAACGGCTAAGGCTACAAATAGAACTGAAAGACTACAACTCCAACGAAGCAGAAAAGGAAATGAACAACCTTCAGGCGGAGGCACACCGTCTCTTTCCCGATGCACACGTTTCGGTGGTAGGAAATGTTCCGCAATTCACCGTCATGCAGCAGTATGTGGAGCGAGGACAGATGTGGTCGATGATGCTATCGGTATTGGTGATCGGCATCATCCTCTTACTGATTTTTGGAAACTGGAAAGTAGGACTCGTAGGGATGATACCCAACATTGCCCCTGCCATTATCGTAGGTGGAATGATGGGCTGGCTCGGCTACCCACTTGACATGATGACCGCCTCGCTCATCCCGATGGTCTTGGGTATCGCTGTCGATGACACCATTCATTTCATCAACCACAGTCATGTGGCATTCGACAAATATGGCAACTACAAAATAGCCATCAACCGCACCTTCCGCACCGAAGGACTTGCCATAGTGATGTCCACGGTTGTCATCTCGGCTACATTCATGGGCTTCGTCTTCTCCGATGCCACACAGATGAGCAACTGGGGCATACTGGCAGTAGCAGGCATGGTATCGGCTTTGCTGGCTGACCTCTTCCTCACCCCTATCCTCATAGACTATCTCCACATCTTCAAGCAAGAAAAAGTAAACATCAACAACACTCAAAATAACAATTAA
- a CDS encoding outer membrane lipoprotein-sorting protein — MTTRNFTLLLLALLAIGSAQAAGLSGRDIMQKVKNRPDGDTRYATVEMTLIQRSGHKRIRKLESWAMDVGKDTKKIMFFTYPGDVKGTGFLTWDYDNPRKVDDKWLYLPAMKKTRRISGKSSKTDYFMGSDFTYNDMSMRNVDEEKHQLLREENLGGHRCWVVQSIPNDKDEIYTRRVTWIRQDCLMAVKAEYYDKLNKLHRRLSISNIDKVQGFWTMHLMQMENVQTGHKTIIRMDNQRFNVKVAPNLFTVSKLEKGL; from the coding sequence ATGACAACAAGAAATTTTACATTGCTGCTCCTCGCCCTGTTGGCAATTGGTAGCGCACAGGCAGCAGGACTGTCTGGTAGGGATATTATGCAGAAAGTAAAAAACCGACCTGATGGCGACACACGCTACGCTACCGTAGAGATGACACTCATTCAACGAAGTGGACACAAACGCATCAGAAAACTCGAGTCATGGGCTATGGACGTGGGCAAGGACACAAAGAAAATTATGTTCTTCACTTATCCCGGAGATGTGAAGGGCACAGGATTCCTCACCTGGGACTACGACAATCCACGCAAGGTGGACGACAAGTGGCTCTATCTGCCTGCCATGAAAAAGACAAGACGCATCAGCGGTAAGTCGTCGAAGACCGACTACTTCATGGGCAGCGACTTTACCTACAACGACATGAGTATGCGCAATGTGGACGAGGAAAAACATCAGCTCCTGCGAGAAGAAAACTTAGGCGGACACCGATGCTGGGTGGTGCAGTCGATTCCCAATGACAAGGACGAAATCTATACACGTCGAGTAACATGGATAAGACAGGACTGTTTGATGGCTGTCAAGGCTGAATACTACGACAAACTGAACAAGCTACACCGCCGACTCTCTATCTCCAACATCGATAAAGTACAGGGATTCTGGACGATGCACCTCATGCAAATGGAAAATGTGCAGACGGGGCACAAGACCATCATTCGCATGGACAACCAGCGATTCAATGTCAAGGTGGCGCCCAACCTCTTCACCGTTTCCAAATTGGAGAAAGGGCTCTAA
- a CDS encoding DUF1302 family protein, which produces MNLIQLSTLLLVPMFSAQASAQIETRTAAIDNLETVPEETLQETYDKDSDDALQVRVKGFLDTYHALRTTGNADWMASRTRARGEVRLEKGATALFVSLNAIYNGILKERTGIELREAYLSYTKGNLDLRVGRQIVIWGVADALRLTDCVSPIDYTEFLAQDYDDIRMPVNGLRAKYTLGAITAEAVCNPVTNFAVIPTDLRNPWAMRLPNTSLPYSIDLESGKPEKRLKNMEYGGRITVNLSGVDFSVSALRTWNKLPTLRMGMTTDGKSLHIDGRYHRMTMLGADCSLPIGQFVIRAEVAKYIDEAQNAAMGCEVECRNALNALIGIDWYPGNDWNASLQYCHKYTSGNLERLPIYRHAGIATARLAKELLQNTLKLSTFAYVDVTNGGIFNRLSTTYSLNDQTAITIGYDYFHADRGMFKMYGKNSEAWVKLKYSF; this is translated from the coding sequence ATGAACCTGATACAACTATCCACTCTCTTGCTTGTGCCGATGTTCTCGGCACAAGCATCAGCCCAAATAGAAACGCGAACAGCAGCTATTGACAATCTTGAAACAGTACCCGAAGAGACTCTTCAGGAGACGTATGACAAAGACAGCGATGACGCATTACAAGTTCGGGTGAAGGGATTTCTTGACACCTATCACGCACTCCGAACAACGGGGAATGCAGACTGGATGGCGTCGAGAACTCGGGCAAGGGGCGAAGTGAGACTCGAAAAAGGAGCGACAGCTCTCTTTGTCTCGCTGAACGCTATTTACAACGGAATACTGAAAGAACGCACAGGCATTGAGCTGCGTGAGGCGTACCTGTCATATACCAAAGGCAACCTTGACCTGCGTGTGGGACGGCAAATCGTGATATGGGGAGTGGCAGACGCACTGCGACTTACCGACTGTGTGTCGCCCATCGACTACACCGAATTTCTCGCCCAAGACTATGACGACATACGTATGCCTGTGAATGGCTTACGTGCCAAATACACCTTGGGAGCCATTACAGCAGAAGCGGTGTGCAACCCTGTGACTAACTTCGCTGTGATACCTACCGACCTGCGCAATCCGTGGGCAATGCGTTTGCCGAACACCTCCCTCCCCTATTCCATAGACTTGGAAAGCGGAAAACCAGAAAAGCGACTGAAGAACATGGAATACGGCGGACGCATCACCGTCAACCTCAGCGGTGTGGATTTCTCTGTGAGTGCCTTGCGCACATGGAACAAACTGCCAACCCTCCGTATGGGAATGACAACCGACGGAAAGTCACTACACATCGATGGACGCTATCACCGCATGACAATGTTAGGAGCCGACTGTTCGTTACCCATCGGGCAATTCGTCATTCGAGCAGAGGTAGCCAAATACATCGACGAGGCGCAAAATGCTGCAATGGGATGCGAAGTGGAATGCCGCAATGCACTCAATGCCCTCATCGGCATTGATTGGTACCCTGGCAACGACTGGAATGCAAGCCTGCAATATTGCCACAAATACACATCGGGCAATCTCGAAAGACTGCCTATCTATCGCCATGCAGGGATAGCCACGGCACGGCTCGCCAAAGAACTGCTGCAAAACACGCTAAAACTTTCTACCTTTGCCTACGTTGATGTAACAAACGGTGGCATCTTCAATCGCCTGTCCACCACCTATTCACTCAACGATCAAACAGCAATCACTATCGGATACGACTATTTTCATGCCGACAGAGGAATGTTCAAGATGTATGGCAAAAACAGCGAGGCGTGGGTTAAACTGAAGTACAGCTTCTAA
- a CDS encoding M48 family metallopeptidase, with protein MKYVGIQTQIRRNNIMSALLLVAFPVIILVMIWVFLALLNYLGGGYYDANGEMVHTLNVEEVNAYFVQAIPWVLIVVGIWFVIAYFSNVSMIQHATGARPLTRRENPRIYNIVENLCMTCGMDMPKINVVDDAQLNAFASGINAKTYTVTLTTGIINRLSDEELSGVVAHELTHIRNKDTRLLVVSIIFVGIVATVMYMVVRMLYYTMWMGGGSRRSNDEKGNGLSFLIILVVGLICCAIAYFFTLVTRFAISRKREYMADAGGAELCGNPMALANALRKLSQDPGLDDVKQQDVAQLFIVQPDAMSSGLMGFMNSLFSTHPDTKKRIAILEQF; from the coding sequence ATGAAATACGTAGGCATCCAAACGCAGATACGCCGCAACAACATCATGAGTGCATTGTTGTTGGTGGCGTTTCCTGTCATCATCCTGGTGATGATTTGGGTTTTTCTGGCGTTGCTCAACTACTTAGGCGGGGGCTATTACGACGCGAACGGCGAAATGGTGCACACCCTCAACGTAGAGGAGGTGAACGCTTATTTCGTCCAGGCCATTCCTTGGGTGCTCATCGTGGTGGGCATTTGGTTTGTCATCGCTTATTTCTCCAACGTGTCGATGATTCAGCATGCCACCGGTGCCCGTCCGCTCACGCGGCGCGAGAACCCGCGCATCTACAACATTGTGGAAAACCTCTGCATGACTTGCGGCATGGACATGCCCAAGATTAACGTGGTAGACGATGCGCAGCTGAATGCCTTCGCCAGCGGTATCAACGCCAAAACCTACACCGTGACGCTCACCACGGGCATCATCAACCGCCTCAGCGACGAGGAACTCTCCGGCGTGGTGGCTCACGAGCTTACCCACATTCGTAACAAGGACACGCGCCTGCTGGTGGTGAGCATTATCTTCGTGGGCATTGTCGCCACGGTGATGTACATGGTGGTGCGCATGTTGTATTACACGATGTGGATGGGGGGCGGATCACGTAGAAGCAACGATGAGAAGGGCAACGGACTGTCGTTTTTGATCATCCTCGTCGTGGGATTGATTTGTTGCGCCATCGCCTACTTCTTCACGCTCGTTACCCGCTTCGCCATCTCACGCAAACGCGAATACATGGCAGATGCCGGTGGGGCAGAGTTGTGTGGCAACCCCATGGCACTGGCCAACGCCTTGCGCAAGCTGTCGCAAGACCCAGGACTGGATGATGTCAAACAGCAAGACGTGGCCCAGCTCTTCATCGTGCAGCCAGATGCGATGTCATCAGGCCTGATGGGTTTTATGAACTCGCTCTTCTCTACGCATCCCGACACGAAGAAGCGCATCGCCATCCTCGAACAGTTCTGA
- a CDS encoding LemA family protein has protein sequence MVTGIVILVVIVLLVLGCIGIYNNLVRLRNNRENAFANIDVQLKQRADLIPQLIGAVKGYAEHEKQVLQRITEARAMGMGATTINEKMKADNALTQALAGLRVSLEAYPELKANQNFMQLQNEIADIENKLSAVRRYFNTATRELNNAVQTFPSNLFANMFGFKREPMYEIAPEQRAEIEKAPEVKF, from the coding sequence ATGGTAACAGGAATTGTGATTTTGGTAGTCATCGTGCTACTGGTACTGGGATGCATCGGCATCTATAACAACTTGGTGAGATTGCGCAACAATCGTGAGAATGCGTTCGCCAATATCGACGTACAACTAAAACAGCGTGCCGACTTGATTCCTCAGTTGATTGGGGCCGTCAAAGGTTACGCCGAACACGAGAAGCAGGTGCTGCAGCGCATCACCGAGGCCCGCGCCATGGGCATGGGGGCTACGACCATCAACGAGAAGATGAAGGCCGACAACGCACTGACGCAAGCCTTGGCGGGTCTGCGTGTGTCTTTGGAGGCTTATCCCGAACTCAAGGCCAACCAGAACTTCATGCAGTTGCAGAACGAAATTGCCGACATCGAGAACAAACTCTCTGCCGTGCGCCGTTACTTCAACACGGCAACGCGCGAGCTGAACAATGCCGTGCAGACATTCCCTTCCAACCTTTTTGCCAACATGTTTGGCTTTAAGCGCGAACCCATGTACGAGATAGCTCCCGAACAGCGCGCTGAGATTGAAAAGGCGCCGGAGGTGAAGTTTTAA
- a CDS encoding DUF4348 domain-containing protein, with the protein MNKFTYILFVFLCLINCAQPNNKKQVLKDRAVISLKTNVTGKTTFYDFFKKFASDSCFQRKHILFPLKIIYEGYDYEEADSILHISKSDWIYTNFNDSIIEGQKIILKVDTMTHTVILKGYDSGIYMKYLFKTDKRSWILFQIDDYSN; encoded by the coding sequence ATGAATAAGTTTACTTACATACTATTTGTTTTCCTCTGTTTAATAAACTGTGCACAACCAAATAATAAAAAGCAAGTTTTAAAGGATAGGGCTGTGATATCACTAAAAACAAATGTGACAGGAAAAACAACTTTTTATGATTTTTTCAAAAAGTTCGCCTCAGACTCATGTTTTCAACGGAAACACATTTTGTTTCCGTTGAAAATTATATATGAAGGTTATGATTATGAAGAGGCAGACTCGATTCTTCATATCAGCAAGAGTGATTGGATATATACAAATTTCAACGATTCTATAATAGAAGGGCAAAAAATAATTTTAAAGGTTGATACAATGACGCATACTGTTATCTTAAAGGGCTACGATTCGGGAATATATATGAAATATTTATTCAAAACAGATAAGCGTTCTTGGATATTATTTCAGATAGATGACTATTCTAATTAA